A single window of Mustela erminea isolate mMusErm1 chromosome 4, mMusErm1.Pri, whole genome shotgun sequence DNA harbors:
- the LOC116587622 gene encoding histone H2A type 1-H-like isoform X2, producing MSGRGKQGGKARAKAKTRSSRAGLQFPVGRVHRLLRKGNYSERVGAGAPVYLAAVLEYLTAEILELAGNAARDNKKTRIIPRHLQLAIRNDEELNKLLGRVTIAQGGVLPNIQAVLLPKKTESHHKAKGSKVHLEHKLVLLWQGQSGI from the exons GCGGCAAGGCGCGCGCCAAGGCCAAGACGCGCTCGTCGCGGGCGGGTCTGCAGTTCCCGGTGGGCCGCGTGCACCGCCTGCTCCGCAAGGGCAACTACTCGGAGCGGGTCGGGGCCGGCGCGCCCGTGTACCTGGCGGCCGTGCTCGAGTACCTGACGGCCGAGATCCTGGAGCTGGCGGGCAACGCGGCGCGCGACAACAAGAAGACGCGCATCATCCCGCGCCACCTGCAGCTGGCCATCCGCAACGACGAGGAGCTCAACAAGCTGCTGGGCCGCGTCACCATCGCGCAGGGCGGCGTGCTGCCCAACATCCAGGCCGTGCTGCTGCCCAAGAAGACTGAGAGCCACCATAAGGCCAAGG GATCAAAGGTCCATCTGGAGCACAAGCTTGTCCTGTTATGGCAGGGACAGTCAGGGATCTAg